The following proteins come from a genomic window of Hymenobacter canadensis:
- a CDS encoding DEAD/DEAH box helicase, which translates to MIFDDLNLIEPILRALHEEGYTTPTPIQQQAIPQVLEGHDLLGVAQTGTGKTAAFTVPILQILHQTAQVERHAPGRIRCLVLTPTRELAIQIGESFKAYGRHLPKLRSTVIFGGVGQHPQVQILKRGVEVLIATPGRLLDLMNQGFVDLRHVEVFVLDEADRMLDMGFIHDIKRILPKLPASRQTLFFSATMPGQIQELASTILRPNPVKVAVTPVSSTADTVTQGVYLVDKNDKPALLEHVLQNQEIRRVLVFTRTKHGADKVVKTLEKANIPAEAIHGNKSQNHRQRALSSFKAGTTRVLVATDIAARGIDVDELTHVINYEVPNEPETYVHRIGRTGRAGAFGTAFTFVEDEERAYLQDIQKLIRRQIDLIEDHPYTTRSVAPVLLHGGAPIKRPKGPAGRPARPGREGGGGGQGGGRAPRQGQQSGAPRGGQERGASGGHRSSSAASSRPAGERTPGSSQGSGSGQRRFRGGSGGGRPQ; encoded by the coding sequence ATGATCTTCGACGACCTTAACCTTATTGAGCCTATCCTGCGTGCCCTGCACGAGGAAGGCTACACTACCCCCACGCCTATTCAGCAGCAAGCCATTCCGCAAGTGCTGGAAGGCCACGACCTGCTGGGTGTCGCCCAGACCGGCACCGGCAAAACCGCCGCTTTCACCGTTCCGATTCTGCAGATTCTGCACCAGACGGCTCAGGTAGAACGCCACGCGCCCGGCCGCATCCGTTGCCTGGTGCTCACGCCTACCCGCGAGCTGGCCATCCAGATCGGGGAAAGCTTCAAGGCCTATGGCCGCCATCTGCCCAAGCTGCGCTCTACCGTCATCTTCGGTGGCGTGGGCCAGCACCCGCAGGTGCAGATTCTCAAGCGCGGCGTGGAAGTGCTCATTGCCACTCCCGGCCGCCTGCTCGACCTTATGAACCAGGGCTTCGTGGATCTGCGCCACGTGGAAGTATTTGTGCTGGATGAAGCTGACCGCATGCTCGACATGGGTTTCATCCACGACATCAAGCGCATTCTGCCCAAGCTGCCGGCCTCGCGCCAGACGCTGTTCTTCTCGGCCACCATGCCCGGCCAGATTCAGGAGCTGGCCTCCACCATCCTGCGCCCCAACCCGGTGAAAGTGGCCGTAACGCCCGTTTCGAGCACTGCTGACACGGTAACGCAGGGCGTGTATCTGGTAGACAAGAACGACAAGCCGGCCCTGCTGGAGCACGTGCTGCAAAACCAGGAAATCCGCCGGGTGCTGGTGTTCACGCGCACCAAGCACGGCGCCGATAAGGTGGTGAAGACCTTGGAGAAGGCCAACATTCCGGCCGAAGCCATCCATGGCAACAAAAGCCAGAACCACCGCCAGCGGGCCCTCAGCAGCTTCAAGGCCGGCACCACCCGCGTGCTGGTCGCTACCGACATTGCCGCCCGCGGCATCGACGTCGATGAGCTGACCCACGTTATCAACTACGAGGTACCCAACGAGCCCGAAACCTACGTGCACCGTATCGGCCGGACGGGCCGCGCCGGGGCCTTCGGCACGGCCTTCACGTTTGTGGAAGACGAGGAGCGCGCCTACCTGCAGGATATCCAGAAGCTGATTCGTCGGCAGATCGACCTGATTGAGGATCACCCTTACACCACCCGCTCGGTGGCGCCGGTGCTGTTGCACGGCGGTGCCCCCATCAAGCGCCCGAAAGGCCCCGCCGGCCGCCCAGCCCGCCCGGGCCGCGAAGGTGGTGGCGGAGGCCAGGGTGGCGGCCGCGCGCCGCGCCAGGGCCAGCAGAGCGGCGCCCCCCGCGGCGGCCAGGAACGCGGCGCCAGCGGTGGCCACCGCAGCAGCTCCGCGGCTTCGTCGCGGCCCGCTGGTGAGCGGACGCCCGGCAGCAGCCAGGGCTCCGGCTCGGGCCAGCGGCGCTTCCGCGGCGGCAGCGGCGGCGGACGCCCGCAGTAG
- a CDS encoding helix-turn-helix domain-containing protein produces MVERIREILQSNQLTPTQFADSIGVARPIISHILSGRNKPSLEVVQKIVAAFPQLSLDWLLRGAGSMLAGTPVAASAADVRSPAAATLSPEQPSGQPVAQKAAKAPRYQPQPASVGAEYHQRAESAQGGAPAYLPLHAVPVAPVAVAPPTIAAPAAAPPVVPGSQSGMAAATVAATAPEPVAPVLAVAPVTVEAVAATASVATPVQAVDVSLASAFAEPGRVIRRIVIFYQDGTFTDYQPEPRLS; encoded by the coding sequence ATGGTAGAGCGCATCAGGGAAATTCTGCAGTCAAATCAGCTAACCCCAACGCAGTTTGCGGACAGCATTGGCGTGGCCCGGCCCATTATCAGCCATATTCTGAGCGGGCGCAACAAGCCCAGCCTGGAAGTAGTGCAGAAGATCGTAGCAGCCTTTCCGCAGCTCTCGCTGGATTGGTTGCTCAGAGGAGCCGGCAGTATGCTGGCCGGCACCCCGGTAGCCGCTTCCGCTGCCGATGTCCGGAGCCCCGCTGCCGCTACCCTCTCACCTGAGCAGCCTTCTGGCCAGCCAGTTGCCCAAAAAGCCGCTAAAGCACCCCGCTACCAGCCGCAGCCCGCATCCGTGGGGGCAGAGTACCATCAGCGTGCTGAGAGTGCTCAGGGAGGGGCGCCGGCTTATCTGCCGTTGCACGCGGTGCCTGTTGCGCCTGTTGCTGTTGCTCCTCCTACTATTGCTGCGCCAGCTGCTGCGCCTCCTGTTGTGCCAGGCAGCCAATCCGGTATGGCAGCCGCCACCGTAGCTGCTACTGCACCCGAGCCGGTAGCGCCTGTGTTGGCCGTTGCACCAGTAACCGTTGAGGCTGTTGCTGCCACGGCATCCGTAGCAACGCCTGTTCAGGCGGTAGATGTGTCCTTGGCCAGTGCCTTCGCTGAGCCTGGCCGGGTGATCCGGCGGATCGTGATATTCTACCAGGATGGTACGTTTACCGACTATCAGCCGGAGCCCCGACTGTCCTGA
- a CDS encoding L,D-transpeptidase family protein, which yields MNSPFRPAFFSTLLFWLMSLTMLASATSCSQEQKAQIKEALPGTPAKAGGQQPTLDSVYVVRAMNAEPKFKDQVEWAKKFYRERQFRLGWFRNHELVPQAKTMLGVINKAGDEGLDPKEYKTKDFEKLFADLETVQGDSVKRNALEKEIDVALSGTYFNWASDFYRGTVDPRAVKTIDWQVKRNKIKLHKALMTILQERESTYPYYEFEPLHPEYEQLKKVLADYRALQRNGGWPTLPVTTKLKPGQATPAVATLRQRLMGTKAAPMAAPVAAAATEGTPARTVANNPAAVAPVAAVPAEKYDAELVEAVKNFQSQNGLNPDGVVGGETLRLLNVPVSQRIDQIIVNMERWRWIPKKFEADYLLVNIPDYKLHVVEANKEVFDMRVIVGKALNATPVFSDKMEYVVLAPYWNVPYSIIDKEMRPKLAANAQSYLDRLDMEVVKGSGAKATPVDPNSVNWASLTPATWKYTLRRRPGPKNDLGDVKFIFPNSNDVYLHDTPHDELFSQAKRGFSHGCVRVAEPLKLAEYLLRNKPGWDMTKIEETIAGRKELYVNLPKHVPVYLVYFTSWVDEAGNVNFRDDIYGHDKSLAKEYFN from the coding sequence ATGAATTCACCGTTCCGTCCGGCTTTCTTTTCCACCCTGTTGTTCTGGCTCATGAGCCTCACGATGCTGGCCTCTGCCACCTCGTGCAGCCAGGAGCAAAAGGCCCAGATCAAGGAAGCCCTGCCTGGCACCCCGGCCAAAGCCGGTGGGCAGCAGCCTACTCTCGACAGCGTATATGTAGTACGCGCCATGAATGCCGAGCCTAAATTCAAGGACCAGGTGGAATGGGCCAAGAAGTTCTACCGCGAGCGGCAGTTCCGGTTGGGCTGGTTCCGCAACCACGAGCTGGTACCGCAGGCTAAAACTATGCTCGGCGTTATCAACAAGGCCGGCGACGAAGGGCTTGATCCTAAAGAGTACAAAACCAAGGACTTCGAGAAGCTGTTTGCCGATCTGGAGACCGTGCAGGGTGATTCCGTCAAGCGCAACGCGCTGGAAAAGGAGATTGACGTCGCTTTGTCCGGCACCTATTTCAACTGGGCTTCCGACTTCTACCGGGGCACTGTAGACCCGCGCGCAGTCAAGACCATCGACTGGCAGGTGAAGCGCAACAAGATCAAGCTGCACAAGGCCCTGATGACGATCCTGCAGGAGCGGGAAAGCACCTACCCCTACTATGAGTTCGAGCCGCTGCATCCGGAGTATGAGCAGCTGAAAAAGGTCTTGGCCGACTACCGCGCTTTGCAGCGGAACGGCGGTTGGCCAACGCTACCCGTTACCACCAAGCTCAAGCCTGGGCAGGCCACGCCGGCCGTTGCTACGCTGCGCCAGCGCCTGATGGGCACCAAGGCTGCCCCGATGGCTGCTCCCGTAGCGGCCGCTGCTACCGAGGGCACTCCGGCTCGCACAGTGGCCAACAATCCAGCAGCGGTGGCCCCTGTTGCCGCAGTGCCGGCCGAGAAATATGATGCCGAACTGGTGGAAGCTGTGAAAAATTTCCAGAGTCAGAACGGCCTCAATCCGGACGGAGTAGTGGGGGGCGAAACCCTGCGTTTGCTCAATGTACCCGTGTCCCAGCGCATCGACCAGATCATCGTGAACATGGAGCGCTGGCGCTGGATTCCGAAGAAGTTTGAGGCCGACTACCTGCTGGTAAACATCCCCGATTACAAGCTGCACGTTGTCGAAGCCAACAAGGAAGTATTCGACATGCGCGTGATTGTGGGCAAGGCGCTCAACGCTACGCCGGTCTTCTCCGACAAGATGGAATACGTGGTGCTGGCTCCCTACTGGAACGTGCCCTACAGCATCATCGATAAGGAGATGCGCCCCAAGCTGGCTGCCAATGCGCAGTCCTACCTCGACCGCCTCGATATGGAAGTGGTGAAGGGTTCGGGTGCCAAGGCTACCCCGGTTGACCCCAACAGCGTCAACTGGGCCAGCCTCACGCCGGCCACCTGGAAGTACACGTTGCGCCGCCGCCCAGGGCCTAAAAATGACCTCGGCGACGTGAAGTTTATCTTCCCGAATTCCAACGATGTTTACCTCCACGACACGCCCCACGACGAACTGTTCAGCCAGGCCAAGCGCGGCTTCAGCCACGGCTGCGTGCGGGTAGCCGAGCCCCTGAAGCTAGCCGAATACCTGCTCCGCAACAAGCCCGGCTGGGACATGACCAAGATCGAAGAGACGATTGCGGGCCGCAAGGAACTGTACGTAAACTTGCCAAAGCACGTGCCAGTGTATCTGGTCTACTTCACCTCGTGGGTAGATGAAGCCGGCAACGTGAACTTCCGCGACGACATCTATGGCCACGATAAATCCTTGGCCAAGGAGTACTTCAACTAG
- a CDS encoding M1 family metallopeptidase, with the protein MSAPTAAPHLTPDPHSYARPLEVSVRHLDLSLAVDFDARLLRGTATWQLHNASATELLLDARDLHIEAVWLGAPDGEATPFELGPADAVLGQPLRISIRPDTTEVSIRYQTTPDAAALQWLSPGQTAGRQHPFLFTQSQAILARTWIPCQDSPGIRFTYEARVQAPVEMLALMSATNPQERSATGEYHFRMEQPIPAYLMALAVGDLQFTPLSARTGIYAEPVTLPTATKEFEDLEKMVATAEDLYGPYRWERYDLLVLPPSFPFGGMENPRLTFVTPTILAGDRSLTSLVAHELAHSWSGNLVTNATWNDFWLNEGFTVYFERRIMEQLYGRPYADMLQVLGHSALLHTVAELGATSPDTHLHLNLAGRDPDEGLNEIAYEKGDYLLLTLEHLVGRPALDTFIKEYFARHSFQSMDTASFIAYLRRELLDQHPGLEAKLQLDAWVNQPGIPAVAPPVASERFEAVVAAEARWQQGAPAAGLPTANWSSHEWVYFLHQLSAPLSLEQLAELDAAFGFTQSGNAEILAAWFPHTIAASYSPADQALHQFLTQVGRRKFLVPLYKALLATPDGTARARRLYAEARPNYHSVATSTFDVLLK; encoded by the coding sequence ATGTCTGCACCTACTGCTGCCCCCCACCTCACCCCCGATCCTCACAGCTACGCCCGGCCGCTGGAGGTCAGCGTCCGGCACCTCGACCTGAGTCTGGCTGTGGACTTCGACGCCCGCCTGCTGCGCGGCACTGCTACCTGGCAGCTCCACAACGCCAGCGCCACCGAGCTGCTGCTCGACGCCCGCGACCTGCACATCGAGGCCGTGTGGCTGGGCGCCCCGGACGGTGAGGCTACCCCGTTTGAGCTGGGCCCTGCCGATGCCGTGCTGGGCCAGCCCCTGCGCATCAGCATCCGGCCCGACACCACGGAGGTCAGCATCCGGTACCAGACCACGCCCGACGCGGCGGCGCTGCAGTGGCTGAGCCCCGGGCAGACGGCCGGCCGCCAGCACCCGTTTCTGTTCACCCAGTCGCAGGCCATCCTGGCCCGCACCTGGATTCCGTGCCAGGACTCGCCGGGTATCCGCTTCACCTACGAAGCGCGGGTGCAGGCGCCGGTGGAAATGCTGGCCCTGATGAGCGCTACCAACCCGCAGGAGCGCAGCGCCACCGGCGAGTACCACTTCCGGATGGAACAGCCCATCCCGGCCTACCTCATGGCCCTGGCCGTCGGCGACCTGCAGTTCACGCCGCTGAGTGCCCGCACCGGAATCTACGCTGAGCCCGTGACGCTGCCAACCGCCACTAAAGAGTTTGAGGACCTGGAGAAAATGGTAGCCACCGCCGAGGATCTGTACGGCCCCTACCGCTGGGAACGGTACGATTTGCTGGTGCTGCCTCCCTCCTTTCCGTTCGGCGGCATGGAAAATCCACGTTTAACATTTGTAACGCCGACTATTCTGGCTGGCGACCGGAGCCTGACCAGCCTGGTAGCTCACGAGCTGGCCCATTCCTGGAGCGGCAACCTCGTGACCAACGCCACCTGGAATGATTTCTGGTTGAACGAAGGCTTCACGGTATACTTCGAGCGCCGCATTATGGAGCAGCTCTACGGCCGCCCCTATGCTGATATGCTTCAGGTGCTGGGCCACTCGGCCCTGCTCCACACCGTGGCGGAGCTCGGCGCCACCAGCCCCGACACCCACCTGCACCTCAACCTGGCCGGGCGCGACCCCGACGAAGGCCTCAACGAAATTGCCTACGAGAAGGGCGACTACCTCCTGCTAACCCTCGAACATCTGGTAGGCCGGCCTGCTCTCGACACCTTTATTAAGGAGTACTTCGCGCGGCACAGTTTCCAGAGCATGGACACGGCCTCGTTCATAGCGTACCTGCGCCGCGAACTGCTCGACCAGCACCCCGGCCTGGAAGCTAAGCTGCAGCTGGATGCCTGGGTGAACCAGCCCGGCATTCCGGCCGTGGCGCCGCCGGTAGCATCGGAGCGGTTCGAAGCGGTGGTGGCCGCTGAGGCCCGGTGGCAGCAGGGCGCGCCGGCCGCCGGCCTGCCTACCGCCAACTGGAGCAGCCACGAATGGGTGTACTTCCTGCACCAACTGTCGGCGCCGCTTTCGTTGGAGCAGCTGGCCGAGCTGGACGCGGCCTTCGGGTTCACACAGTCCGGCAACGCCGAAATTCTGGCGGCCTGGTTTCCGCACACCATTGCGGCCAGCTACTCCCCTGCCGACCAAGCGCTGCACCAGTTCCTGACGCAGGTAGGCCGGCGCAAGTTTCTGGTGCCGCTCTACAAGGCGCTGCTGGCTACGCCCGACGGTACCGCGCGGGCCCGCCGGCTCTACGCCGAGGCCCGGCCCAATTATCATTCCGTCGCAACCAGCACGTTCGACGTACTGTTGAAATAG
- a CDS encoding cyanophycinase, which yields MTSKPLGKLIAIGGNEDKGTYPNPRTKKKYYLNFFELGILKRVVLESGKEDPRIEVITTASMIPEEVARIYISSFTMLNCNNVNIMDIRTPEDARQPEYLERLRQADVVMMSGGNQSRLIQMFGGSEFLQILRQRYYEQPNFIIAGTSAGAMAMSKTMIKGGSVPDALMKGAVKMGTGLGLIDSVVIDSHFVKRGRFGRIIEAVALHPKLIGIGLGEDTGVLITEGNQMEAIGSNLVVIMDGQKLEHNNAPAAKKGEAISIESMLLHVLVKGNLYDVEQREFYPDLKLRQQAAESVQLTAGRDANAPAAAPNGI from the coding sequence ATGACCTCCAAACCCCTCGGTAAGCTCATTGCCATTGGCGGCAACGAAGACAAGGGCACCTACCCGAACCCTCGTACCAAGAAGAAATACTACCTCAACTTTTTCGAGTTGGGCATTCTGAAACGGGTCGTGCTGGAATCCGGCAAGGAAGACCCGCGCATTGAGGTGATTACCACCGCCTCCATGATTCCGGAAGAGGTGGCCCGCATCTATATTTCCTCGTTCACGATGCTGAATTGCAACAACGTGAACATTATGGATATCCGCACCCCCGAGGATGCCCGCCAGCCGGAGTACCTGGAGCGCCTGCGCCAAGCCGATGTGGTGATGATGAGCGGCGGCAACCAGTCGCGCCTCATCCAGATGTTCGGCGGCTCGGAGTTCCTACAGATTCTGCGGCAGCGCTACTATGAGCAGCCCAACTTCATCATCGCCGGCACCTCGGCCGGCGCCATGGCCATGTCCAAAACCATGATCAAAGGTGGCAGCGTGCCGGATGCCCTGATGAAAGGCGCCGTGAAGATGGGCACTGGCCTGGGGTTGATTGACAGCGTGGTGATTGACTCGCACTTCGTGAAGCGCGGCCGGTTCGGGCGCATCATCGAGGCCGTGGCCCTGCACCCCAAGCTAATTGGCATTGGGCTGGGCGAAGACACGGGCGTGCTCATCACCGAAGGCAACCAGATGGAAGCCATCGGCTCGAACCTGGTCGTCATCATGGACGGGCAAAAGCTGGAGCATAACAATGCGCCCGCTGCCAAAAAGGGCGAGGCCATTTCTATCGAGAGCATGCTGCTGCACGTGCTGGTGAAGGGTAACCTCTACGATGTAGAGCAGCGCGAATTCTACCCTGACCTGAAGCTACGCCAGCAGGCCGCCGAATCAGTACAGCTGACGGCGGGCCGGGATGCCAACGCCCCGGCAGCCGCCCCGAACGGCATTTAA
- a CDS encoding isoaspartyl peptidase/L-asparaginase family protein, translated as MNIPFALAIHGGAGTISRQLMTPEKEQAYLAALRQSLEAGHAVLRQGGPALDAVEAAVRSLEDCPLFNAGRGAVFTHDGHHEMDAAIMDGRNRAAGAVAGARAVQNPIRAARLVMEKTDHVLLAYPGADELAQEHGLPLQPAEYFFTQHRYDQLQEALQEGRMRLDHSQAQPADSSPATHEDPKKKMGTVGAVALDQHGNLAAATSTGGMTNKRYSRIGDSPIIGSGTFADNRTCAISCTGHGEFFLRAVVAHDISCLMEYRGLSLAEACRVVVHDKLAPVGGEGGLVAVDAAGNLALPFNSDGMYRGSVSAASDYYLGIYKD; from the coding sequence ATGAACATTCCCTTTGCCTTGGCCATCCATGGCGGAGCCGGCACTATTTCGCGCCAGCTCATGACGCCCGAAAAAGAACAGGCTTACCTGGCGGCCCTGCGCCAGAGCCTGGAGGCCGGCCACGCGGTGCTGCGCCAGGGCGGCCCCGCCCTCGATGCCGTGGAAGCTGCCGTGCGCAGCCTCGAAGACTGCCCGCTGTTCAATGCCGGCCGCGGTGCCGTGTTCACCCACGACGGCCACCACGAAATGGATGCCGCCATCATGGACGGGCGCAACCGCGCCGCGGGCGCCGTGGCCGGAGCCCGCGCCGTGCAGAACCCCATCCGGGCGGCCCGCCTCGTGATGGAGAAAACGGACCACGTGCTGCTGGCCTACCCTGGCGCCGATGAGCTGGCCCAGGAGCATGGCCTGCCGCTGCAGCCGGCCGAGTACTTTTTCACCCAGCACCGCTACGACCAGCTGCAGGAGGCGCTGCAGGAAGGCCGCATGCGCCTCGACCACTCGCAGGCCCAGCCCGCCGATAGCTCGCCGGCCACGCACGAAGACCCGAAAAAGAAAATGGGTACCGTGGGTGCCGTCGCCCTCGACCAGCACGGCAACCTGGCTGCCGCCACCAGCACCGGCGGCATGACCAACAAGCGCTACTCCCGCATCGGCGACTCGCCCATCATCGGCAGCGGCACCTTCGCCGACAACCGCACCTGCGCCATCAGCTGCACCGGGCACGGCGAGTTTTTTCTGCGCGCCGTGGTGGCGCACGATATCAGCTGCCTGATGGAGTACCGGGGGCTCAGTCTGGCCGAAGCCTGCCGCGTGGTCGTGCACGACAAGCTGGCGCCCGTGGGCGGGGAGGGAGGATTGGTAGCGGTGGATGCCGCCGGCAACCTGGCCCTGCCCTTCAACTCCGACGGCATGTACCGCGGCAGCGTGAGTGCCGCTTCCGACTACTACCTGGGCATTTACAAAGACTAG
- a CDS encoding DUF3127 domain-containing protein, producing MAYDATGRLHEIFDEQQVSEKFRKREFVLEVVDGQYPEHIKFQLVQDKTALIDPFKVGDEVKIAFNLRGRGFNKNGQMLYFTNLEAWRIESAAGGASAPQGGGSYQQAAPRAAAPAQNQNPNLRASSAPIASDDDNDLPF from the coding sequence ATGGCTTACGATGCTACCGGCCGCCTGCACGAAATCTTCGATGAACAGCAGGTGAGCGAGAAATTCCGCAAGCGCGAATTCGTGCTGGAAGTTGTAGATGGCCAGTACCCTGAGCATATCAAGTTCCAATTGGTGCAGGACAAAACCGCCCTCATCGACCCGTTCAAAGTGGGCGACGAGGTGAAGATTGCCTTCAACCTGCGCGGCCGCGGCTTCAACAAGAACGGCCAGATGCTGTACTTCACCAACCTGGAAGCCTGGCGCATTGAGTCGGCTGCCGGTGGCGCTTCGGCTCCGCAGGGTGGTGGCAGCTACCAGCAAGCTGCCCCCCGGGCCGCTGCTCCCGCACAAAACCAGAACCCGAACCTGCGCGCTTCTTCGGCGCCCATCGCCTCGGACGACGACAACGACCTGCCGTTCTAA
- a CDS encoding SDR family oxidoreductase yields the protein MAVSSLFPLRHKTALVTGATSGIGLVTARELARQGARVILVGRNPDKAERARAAILAAVPDAVLDVRLFDLSLLSNVRRLAAEIQRDYPQLDILVNNAGIMPGPLTVTAEGHELSWATNHLSVFALTNLLLPLLVETGAGRIVTVASEAHWLGEIEFSQEARNAPNNYSWLTAYADSKLANILFTNELAHRLELTGVTANCLHPGMVDTGLVHAGSSWGMKALWYPAKPFMISPEQGARTSLYLAAAPEVARVSGRYFKNTRPGRCSARSQSRTDAARLWRISEEETGVSV from the coding sequence ATGGCCGTTTCTTCTCTCTTTCCACTTCGGCACAAAACGGCTTTGGTCACGGGCGCTACCTCGGGCATCGGGCTGGTGACGGCCCGCGAGCTGGCCCGGCAGGGCGCCCGCGTCATCCTGGTTGGCCGCAACCCCGACAAAGCCGAGCGGGCCCGTGCCGCCATCCTGGCCGCCGTGCCCGATGCTGTCCTTGATGTGCGTTTGTTCGACCTGTCGCTGCTGAGCAACGTGCGCCGCCTGGCCGCCGAGATTCAGCGTGACTATCCGCAGCTGGATATTCTCGTCAACAACGCGGGCATTATGCCCGGCCCGCTCACGGTTACGGCCGAAGGCCACGAGCTGAGCTGGGCCACCAACCACCTGTCGGTTTTTGCCCTCACCAACCTGCTGCTGCCGCTGCTGGTGGAAACCGGGGCCGGGCGCATCGTGACGGTGGCTTCGGAGGCGCATTGGCTGGGTGAGATTGAGTTTTCGCAGGAAGCGCGCAACGCCCCCAACAACTACAGCTGGCTCACGGCCTACGCCGACTCGAAACTGGCCAACATCCTGTTCACCAACGAGCTGGCCCACCGCCTGGAGCTGACCGGCGTCACGGCCAATTGCCTGCATCCGGGCATGGTGGATACCGGCCTGGTGCACGCGGGCAGTTCCTGGGGCATGAAGGCACTATGGTATCCAGCCAAGCCGTTTATGATTTCGCCGGAACAAGGCGCGCGCACTAGCCTCTATCTGGCCGCGGCGCCGGAAGTGGCCCGCGTGAGTGGGCGCTACTTCAAAAACACCCGCCCCGGTCGCTGCTCGGCCCGCTCACAAAGCCGCACCGATGCCGCGCGCCTTTGGCGGATTTCGGAAGAGGAAACCGGCGTAAGCGTGTAG
- a CDS encoding AlbA family DNA-binding domain-containing protein has protein sequence MTELEQLIRQGEGEQLEFKKKTTHPSRISRTLASLANTHGGRVLVGVEDDGRIVGVRDAEEEIYLLRQAARQYVEPALALQIQEVEHDGLTVLVVTVAESPHKPHRAQVADGDWRSYVRVRDESVQTSQLTEKVLQRHDPPDMPRLEKMPLNREELAVLDYLQKNPRLTLNQYMKLLNLGRRRAYRTLIKLTLHGYIKHHDKEKEVYYTL, from the coding sequence ATGACCGAACTAGAACAACTTATCCGGCAGGGCGAGGGCGAGCAGTTGGAGTTCAAGAAGAAAACCACGCACCCGTCGCGCATCTCGCGCACGCTGGCTTCGCTGGCCAATACGCACGGCGGCCGGGTGCTGGTGGGCGTGGAAGACGACGGCCGCATTGTGGGCGTGCGCGACGCTGAGGAAGAAATCTACCTGCTGCGCCAGGCGGCCCGGCAGTACGTGGAGCCCGCGCTGGCCCTGCAGATTCAGGAAGTGGAGCACGATGGCCTGACGGTGCTGGTGGTAACGGTGGCCGAAAGCCCGCACAAGCCGCACCGCGCCCAAGTAGCCGACGGCGACTGGCGTAGCTACGTGCGCGTGCGCGACGAAAGCGTGCAAACCAGCCAGCTCACCGAAAAAGTGCTGCAGCGCCACGACCCGCCGGACATGCCGCGCCTGGAGAAAATGCCTCTCAACCGCGAAGAGCTGGCCGTGCTCGACTACCTGCAGAAAAACCCGCGCCTGACGCTCAACCAGTACATGAAGCTACTGAACCTGGGCCGCCGCCGCGCCTACCGCACCCTCATCAAGCTCACGCTTCACGGCTACATCAAGCACCACGACAAGGAAAAGGAGGTGTATTACACACTGTAG
- a CDS encoding VOC family protein: MAQRIALITLVVAEYDEAIEFYTQKLGFQLLEDTRLSDEKRWVRVAPPGPGGAELLLAQAANPEQIYCIGSQTGGRVALFLYTDDLQRDYRRLVAQQVRIVRPPVQEPYGWVLVFSDLYGNLWDLLEPV; this comes from the coding sequence ATGGCTCAGCGCATCGCCCTCATCACGCTGGTAGTAGCCGAATACGACGAAGCCATTGAATTTTACACTCAGAAGCTGGGTTTCCAGCTCCTGGAAGACACCCGCCTGAGCGACGAGAAACGCTGGGTGCGCGTGGCGCCGCCCGGCCCCGGCGGCGCCGAGCTGCTGCTGGCGCAGGCCGCTAATCCGGAGCAGATATACTGCATCGGCAGCCAGACCGGCGGCCGGGTGGCGCTATTCCTCTACACCGACGACCTGCAGCGCGACTATCGGCGGCTGGTAGCGCAACAGGTCCGGATTGTGCGCCCGCCGGTGCAGGAGCCCTACGGGTGGGTGCTGGTGTTCAGTGATTTGTACGGCAATCTGTGGGACTTGCTGGAGCCAGTATAA
- a CDS encoding DinB family protein, producing the protein MNPFSTPPAATEYAPFYHTYVRLIPGDPLAALRAQPQELRRLLAGLTEEQALLRYAPGKWSIKESLVHMLDTERIFAYRALRIARADTTPLPGFDQDDYVPASGADARPLASILAEYDTVRAASLSLLESVTAETVGRQGTASGQPVSVRAMAYILAGHEAHHLHILQERYLPQLAA; encoded by the coding sequence ATGAACCCGTTCAGCACCCCGCCCGCCGCCACCGAGTACGCCCCGTTCTACCACACCTACGTCCGGCTGATACCCGGCGACCCGCTGGCGGCCCTGCGCGCCCAGCCGCAGGAGCTGCGCCGCCTGCTGGCCGGCCTCACCGAGGAGCAGGCGCTGCTGCGCTACGCCCCCGGCAAGTGGAGCATCAAGGAGTCGCTGGTGCACATGCTGGATACCGAGCGCATCTTCGCCTACCGCGCCCTGCGCATTGCGCGCGCCGACACTACCCCACTGCCCGGCTTCGACCAGGACGATTACGTGCCGGCCTCCGGCGCCGATGCCCGCCCGCTGGCCAGCATCCTGGCTGAGTATGATACGGTGCGGGCCGCGTCGTTGAGCTTGCTGGAGTCCGTGACGGCCGAAACGGTGGGCCGGCAGGGCACGGCCAGCGGCCAGCCGGTGAGCGTGCGGGCTATGGCCTACATTTTAGCGGGGCACGAAGCCCATCATCTGCATATATTGCAGGAACGCTACCTGCCGCAGTTGGCGGCATAG